CAGGCGAGCGCCGCGATCGGCGTTCAGGAGCCGGTCGATGAGGAACAGCGCGGCGTGCAGGCGATGGCGCGGAAGCTGGCCGTAGGTGGCTGGCCCATAGACGACGTCGCTCATCGCGCGGCTGTCGGCCTCGCCCGCCGCGTCGGCCAGCATCGAGGCCAAGCCGCGCGCCGGGCGCGCGTTCAGGTCGATGATCTCGAAGTCCTGTTCGGGCGCTCCCCAGTGCGGATCGGACCAGGGGTCGTCGGCGGCGCGCTCGACGAACCGCTCCCAGCTGTCTTCCTGACGCTGAGCTGCGTGCTTGGCCTGGGTGCCAGACGTATGTTCGCAGTGAAAGACCGCCGGGCCGCCCGCCAGGCGGCTGGGCGCGCCGAGACGCGCGGCCATCCTGACCGCCAGGTTGGAATCCACATGCCAGGCCCGCTGCATGCGCTCGTCGAACCCGCCGATCGCGAAGAAGTCCGCGCGCGGTGCCAGTTGGAAGTCCCCCGGGGCGTCGAAGCCGATATCGGGATCGTGATGCAGCACCGTCTCCCGAAGGGGCAGGCGATCGCACCACGCCCGCACCTGATCGGCCGCCTGCCTCGGCTGCGTCCGTCGCAGTTGCTCCCACATGAAGCGGGGCAGTTCGTGCCGGGGCGCGCCGTAATAGCCGTCGCGAACCTGGACGAGCGCATCGGCCAGCTCCGTCCCTGACGAGATCATAAGGACGTCCGGATTGGTGGACAGCACCCATCGGTTCGCCGGATTGGTGCGGCGCAGGCCGATGTTGCGGGCGATGGACTCGATGACCGCGGGCGCGTCCGCTGCCACCCTGCGCTCATGAAAGGCGGGGCGCACCCGCACCACCCGAAGCCGCCGCCTGGCCGCCTCGGTCAAGGTGTCGTCGATCGCCTCGGGGAAGGTGATGAACTCATCGGCGGTATTGTAGTCGACGAAGACGATCTCATCGTCGGGCTGGGTCAGGGCCTCGGCGATCGAGTTCAGGCTCAGGGCCGCCCGCCGCTGAAGCTTGGCGCCATAATCGTCGTTGCGACCATAGACGAGGACCGAAATCACCCTTGGAATCTCCGCCCTTCGGCGGCCAGGCCCTTTTCGACGGCCCAGAGGTCCCAGTTGGAGGCGGAGCTCAGCACGACCTCGTAGTCATCGTCTAGAAGACCTTTGATCTTCTCGATGCGATCCGCCACGCGGTTATGCTCGATCGTGAGCACCTTGGGACGGTAGCCCGCGTCCAGGATCGCCTCGAGAATTTCGACGTCCGGCCCCTCGACGTCAATGGATACGTAGTCGACGTCCTTCCGGACCCCGCTGTCCTGCAGCAGGTCGCCGATGGCGACGCTCTCCACCTGATGCTCCTCGAAGACCGAGCGGTCGTGATGGTCGCCCGAGGCGAACTCGGCCAGGCTCGAAATCTCGGGGAAACTCGGCACATGGCGGAAGGAAAGCAGGCCTGCGGCCTGCGGCAGGGCCGCCGCCTTGGCCAGTTGCGCCAGGGGGCGGGCTTCCTCGATCGCCGGCCAGAAGTGCGGGTTGGCTTCGACCAAAAGCCCGCGCCAGCCGAAATCGCGCTCGAGCGTCAGGGTGTTCGACAGATGGACGCCGTCGCCCACGCCGATCTCCACGAACTGTCCCTTCCGCCGCCCCCCCGTCGCCATGAGGACGAAGGCGTCCTGCAGGAGTTGGGCATGGAAACGCATCGACGCCGAGTGCACCGCTTCCAGGAACCGCAGGTTCCACGCCGTTTCCGCCGACGCGCGGCCGCCGGCGGCGTAGGCTTCGTACAGGCACTGGACCGCGCCGTTCAAGCGTTCGTCAAACCTGCTTGCCATGAGCACCAATTCTCAAATTCGCTGCGGAGCTTATTTCAACTGGCGCAACAGCTTCTTACTGACAAGCCACGGCTGACGGCCGTCGGTCCAGAGCCGCACCTCCAGGCCCTCGCGGACCTTGGCCGCCAGCTCCGGCCCGATCTCGAATTCCGGACGCCACCGGAAGCGCCCGGGACCGGCGCGCTTCAGCTCGAAGATTTCGGCCTCGATCACGTCATCGACGTTCCAGACGATCTCGGCGACCATCCGGCTGGCGCGGAGGGCGCGATCGAACCGGCTCCGCCAGGGCACGCTGAGCTCCAGGTCCAGCCTGTAGCGGCCCTGAACCAGGCGGATGTTCGGTCCGTAGAGACGGTGTCCCGCCTCATCCTGCACCTCCAGCCTCAGCCCGCCTTCGGAATCGATGACGGAGCCGGCGCGCTTGCTCAGCGGGATCAGGTCCAGAACGGCGGCGCCGGTCGTCGCGACCCGGGCGCTGTCATTCGCCGCGATCCAGGGGCCGGGAAGAGGGTTCGGAGCGGCGACCTTGGCGGCAGGCGCTGCGGATTGAACCACCGGCGGCTTGGCCGCCAGCTGCGCATGGGCGGCCTCCAGCCTCGCGGCGAGGTAGTGCGCCAGGGCGTTGGGCAGGGCGGCGTCCCTGATCGGCTTGACGGTGGCCACGCGCTGCCGCGCTTCCTCGAAGAAGCGCGCGTAGGCCGCGCCGATCCGCTCGGGCGCATGATGGCGCGCGGCATAGGCGTGGTTCTCGGCGCGCGGGCAGGTCTCGGCGTCGGCCAGGACGTCCCGCACCGCCAGCGCCAGGGCCGTCACGTCGCCGACCGGGGCGGAGCGGCCTCGGCCCCCCTGGGCGAATTCGCCGATGGCGCCCGTGCGGAAGCCCGCGATGGGGGTGCCGCAGGCGATCGATTCCAGCGCCGTATTGGAGAAGGTCTCCTCCAGCGAGGGAATGACGGTGACGTCGGCGGCGCTGAAGAAGGCCGCCAGCCGGGTCTTGTCGGCGATATGCCCCAGCTGGCGAATCTCGAACGGCGCGTCGATGGCGATCTGGCGACGGCCGGCGCAGATGACCACGAGGTCCTCGGCCGCTGTTTCGCGCGCCAGGCGCTTGAGCATCCGCTCGAACTCGGCCGCGCCCTTGATGGCGGAATTGAAGGACGGCACATAGGCCACGATCCGCTTGTCCGCCGGAAGGTCCAGCATCCGGCGCGCCTCGGCCTGATCGATCGGGCGGAAGACGGTCGTGTCGATCGGATTGGGAATCTTCTCGACGCGGCAACCGGCGAACAGCGGCGACTGCTCGACGATGGCGCGGGTATGGTCGCTCAGCACCACCACCGAGACGTTGTCCATGTTCCAGTTGTCGCGCTTGTAGGCGAACTGGGCGTGCGGCAGGCTGACCTCCGCGGGCTGGAACTGCGGGCAGGGCAGGCAGGCCTGACGCCAGTTGTCGCAGCCATGGAAGAAGTGGCAGCCCCCCGTCAGCGGGTGCATGTCGCGGATGGTGAAGACCACCGGCTTGCCGCAGTTGGTCAGCCAGGCGATGTTCTCGTTGGACAGGAAGCGCGCGTACCAGTGCAGGTTGATGACGTCGACGTCCGCGACCATCGCCTCCAGTTCCGCCTGGGGCACGCCGTCGGTGTCGATCGAGAAGATGGTGTGGTCCTGACGCAGGAACGCATCCCTGGGGTGCACATTGTCGCCCAGGCGGGACGCGGCGATGCGCAGCGGCGCGGCGCCCGGAACGGCCTTCCAGCCCTCGAACAGGTTGCGGAACCGAACGGTCGACGGCACGCCGGCCGCCAGCAGCGCCAGATGGACCCCGCGCGCGGCGCCGCCCGCGCCCTGGGTCAGGGCGGTGGACAGCAGCAGCGGCCGCACGGCGCTGCTCCGGGCCGTCGCCAGCGCCTCCTCCAGCAGGGCCATCTGGCGCGCGCCGGAGAAATGCTCCAGCCGGGCCCTGGCCACCTCGAGGTTGTCGCCGTTCAGGCCGCCGCCGTCGATGATCGCCTCGATCGCCTGGGCCAGGGACTCGGGGTCGGCGTGGCGGGCGATGCGGACATGGTCGTTCGGCTCGCCCGCGACCTCGGGCTGGCCGCCCGCGTCCGTGACCACCACCGGCAGGCCCGCGGCGATCCCTTCCAGGATGGACATGCCGAAGG
The nucleotide sequence above comes from Brevundimonas naejangsanensis. Encoded proteins:
- a CDS encoding FkbM family methyltransferase, which translates into the protein MNGAVQCLYEAYAAGGRASAETAWNLRFLEAVHSASMRFHAQLLQDAFVLMATGGRRKGQFVEIGVGDGVHLSNTLTLERDFGWRGLLVEANPHFWPAIEEARPLAQLAKAAALPQAAGLLSFRHVPSFPEISSLAEFASGDHHDRSVFEEHQVESVAIGDLLQDSGVRKDVDYVSIDVEGPDVEILEAILDAGYRPKVLTIEHNRVADRIEKIKGLLDDDYEVVLSSASNWDLWAVEKGLAAEGRRFQG
- a CDS encoding glycosyltransferase produces the protein MSNEMPLVSVVTVVRNRAAPLAQTIESVRAQTYGAIEHIVVDGGSTDETLDVIRRYADGLASWTSEPDEGIYDAINKGIRRATGDYVLILHAADTYEPDFVERLVQAAPRADEVVYSSYTHGARSVKSSVMTDGVFLHHLGINHSAFLVPKAVYERVGLYDPGLRIVSDAIWMRRAREMGVAFRLIEGRGLYFAEGGLSSAQSEAHRRLVIREWVNSYRLFFPFLPEDVAEALYLYRFEEKQAGAILRYVRTVLADLQSPDFHASAPLFLSALKEMLHHVWGLRRVKAEDPAFQPRWDLCRVLGLDPRRANIEAAGVDVAALIALVEGVKRAAAGRKVLLHYLEVFSRPSETFIPDLINRWNAHDDRVHVVLCDKRVLPNERPFDLVVTLNPAQTPPRLYRALVEDLIGGVEFEGFVFHFAINGWRLLSRLGEAHQKAPALYMCHGIDVFDLVKDTDYSRYLLGVAARSPASRFTAVSRYLRDALVDAGVPFHKVSLVHNVVHDRFFQHRKPGREKTAARRGGAPVRIVSIGRLVGWKGQEHLLCALALLKRRGREAHVTFVYGQEDRELEHLRAVAAREGVSGGVTFRPFVNFDEEPDFLNAFDLLVSASTYTSGQGARSETFGMSILEGIAAGLPVVVTDAGGQPEVAGEPNDHVRIARHADPESLAQAIEAIIDGGGLNGDNLEVARARLEHFSGARQMALLEEALATARSSAVRPLLLSTALTQGAGGAARGVHLALLAAGVPSTVRFRNLFEGWKAVPGAAPLRIAASRLGDNVHPRDAFLRQDHTIFSIDTDGVPQAELEAMVADVDVINLHWYARFLSNENIAWLTNCGKPVVFTIRDMHPLTGGCHFFHGCDNWRQACLPCPQFQPAEVSLPHAQFAYKRDNWNMDNVSVVVLSDHTRAIVEQSPLFAGCRVEKIPNPIDTTVFRPIDQAEARRMLDLPADKRIVAYVPSFNSAIKGAAEFERMLKRLARETAAEDLVVICAGRRQIAIDAPFEIRQLGHIADKTRLAAFFSAADVTVIPSLEETFSNTALESIACGTPIAGFRTGAIGEFAQGGRGRSAPVGDVTALALAVRDVLADAETCPRAENHAYAARHHAPERIGAAYARFFEEARQRVATVKPIRDAALPNALAHYLAARLEAAHAQLAAKPPVVQSAAPAAKVAAPNPLPGPWIAANDSARVATTGAAVLDLIPLSKRAGSVIDSEGGLRLEVQDEAGHRLYGPNIRLVQGRYRLDLELSVPWRSRFDRALRASRMVAEIVWNVDDVIEAEIFELKRAGPGRFRWRPEFEIGPELAAKVREGLEVRLWTDGRQPWLVSKKLLRQLK